Proteins co-encoded in one Armatimonadota bacterium genomic window:
- a CDS encoding AMIN domain-containing protein, translating into MLPRRPRWATTSFAAVAFVLVLALVPAGPARPEAAAVRITQVTVKVFGEMVQVAVIGTGPLTYRTLQLASPPRLVIDLPGAVVDAAVPPVLDVDRGAVERVRVGQFQDRPPVARIAVDLAAPLSFRLATASPNVLVAQFSQSVAVRVPAAPAVPAAAPAAPAPIAQAPGSPSTSGPVPVAQVTPAPPALAPGRITLEFRNTELADVLSALARVCNVNIVTDASVRGAVTVRLIDLSCEEALRFILEANNLGFRRIGRNLIIMAADRLAPPPEAPETITYPIGFGVAKDVADAIRAAVPGIRVTSDARSNAVVVVGTQAQHEEVRKILAGLDVQLPQVMIETRVVDISMETLNQLGLRWGLTGDPPVNVIQVRGTFPGLVRVGYGDFTINAALEALVRDGKARVLTAPRVAVVDGNEASVNLGEELPIPSVDATGRVTFTFKPVGVILRITPKVNRDGLVTTKVEPEISAVREILQNQVPRLTSRKASTTVTVRSGESIVLAGLISSEERRTTVKVPILGDIPILGALFRVSTTSRTDNEVIFVVTPQILPGPGAPTPAPSPRP; encoded by the coding sequence ATGTTGCCGCGACGACCGCGCTGGGCCACAACTAGCTTCGCCGCAGTAGCCTTCGTGCTGGTGCTTGCGCTGGTGCCCGCGGGCCCTGCGCGGCCCGAGGCCGCTGCCGTGCGCATCACGCAGGTCACCGTGAAGGTCTTCGGGGAGATGGTGCAGGTCGCCGTCATCGGCACCGGCCCGCTCACCTACCGGACCCTGCAGCTGGCGTCCCCGCCGCGGCTGGTCATCGACCTGCCGGGCGCGGTCGTCGACGCGGCGGTCCCTCCGGTGCTCGACGTGGACAGGGGCGCGGTCGAGCGGGTGCGGGTCGGGCAGTTCCAGGATCGGCCGCCGGTCGCCCGTATCGCCGTGGACCTGGCCGCCCCGCTCTCGTTCCGGCTGGCGACCGCCTCGCCCAACGTGCTGGTGGCGCAGTTCTCCCAGAGCGTGGCGGTGCGCGTGCCCGCCGCGCCCGCCGTGCCCGCGGCGGCTCCGGCGGCCCCGGCGCCCATCGCGCAGGCTCCCGGCAGCCCCTCGACGTCCGGCCCGGTGCCCGTGGCCCAGGTGACGCCGGCCCCGCCAGCACTCGCGCCGGGCCGCATCACCCTCGAGTTCCGCAACACCGAGCTGGCCGACGTGCTCAGCGCGCTCGCGCGGGTCTGCAACGTGAACATCGTCACCGACGCGTCGGTGCGCGGCGCGGTCACGGTTCGCCTGATCGACCTGTCGTGCGAGGAGGCCCTGCGGTTCATTCTCGAGGCGAACAACCTCGGCTTCCGGCGCATCGGCCGCAACCTGATCATCATGGCGGCCGACAGGCTGGCGCCACCGCCCGAGGCGCCCGAGACGATCACCTACCCCATCGGCTTCGGCGTGGCCAAGGACGTGGCCGACGCGATCCGCGCGGCGGTGCCGGGCATCCGCGTGACCTCCGATGCGCGGTCCAACGCTGTGGTCGTGGTGGGCACCCAGGCCCAGCACGAGGAGGTCCGGAAGATCCTGGCCGGGCTCGACGTGCAGCTGCCGCAGGTGATGATCGAGACCCGGGTCGTCGACATCAGCATGGAGACGCTGAACCAGCTCGGCCTGCGCTGGGGCCTGACGGGCGACCCGCCGGTCAACGTGATCCAGGTGCGGGGCACGTTCCCGGGGCTGGTGCGGGTCGGCTACGGCGACTTCACCATCAACGCCGCCCTGGAAGCCCTGGTCCGGGACGGCAAGGCCCGGGTGCTGACGGCGCCGCGGGTGGCGGTGGTGGACGGCAACGAGGCGTCGGTCAACCTCGGCGAGGAGCTGCCCATCCCCTCGGTGGACGCCACGGGGCGCGTGACGTTCACCTTCAAGCCGGTGGGCGTGATCCTGCGCATCACGCCCAAGGTGAACCGTGACGGGCTGGTGACCACCAAGGTCGAGCCCGAGATCTCGGCGGTGCGCGAGATCCTGCAGAACCAGGTCCCGCGCCTGACCAGCCGCAAGGCCTCGACCACGGTGACGGTCCGCAGCGGCGAGTCCATCGTGCTGGCGGGCCTGATCAGTTCCGAGGAACGGCGCACCACCGTCAAGGTGCCGATCCTGGGAGACATCCCGATCCTGGGCGCGTTGTTCCGGGTGTCCACGACCAGCCGAACCGACAACGAGGTGATCTTCGTCGTGACGCCGCAGATCCTGCCCGGGCCCGGGGCACCCACGCCGGCGCCCTCGCCGCGGCCCTGA
- a CDS encoding prepilin peptidase has translation MSGGYVALLAVLGAVLGSFANVLIYRLPRDESIVTPGSRCPTCGTPIRPWDNIPILSYVVLRGRCRACGRPISLRYLVVEVVMAILTVAAGSRGAPPFAWREALEVAGGVLFVFLLVVITFIDLDHQLILNWLTYPGVAAGLLLAVALDRLVPALVAGGGAGALILLIVAASRGGMGLGDAKLAVLIGVFLASPATTAVALFLAFVAGGLVGIALLALRIRGRKDPIPFGPFLALGALGALFWGEAVVRWYWP, from the coding sequence ATGTCGGGGGGCTACGTGGCGTTGCTCGCGGTGCTCGGGGCGGTGCTGGGCAGTTTTGCCAACGTCCTGATCTATCGTCTGCCGCGCGATGAGTCGATCGTGACGCCGGGGTCGCGTTGCCCGACATGCGGTACGCCGATTCGCCCGTGGGACAACATCCCCATCCTCAGCTACGTGGTGCTGCGCGGACGGTGTCGCGCATGCGGCCGGCCGATCAGCCTCCGCTACCTCGTGGTCGAAGTGGTGATGGCGATCCTGACCGTGGCGGCGGGCTCGCGCGGCGCGCCGCCGTTTGCATGGCGCGAGGCCCTCGAGGTCGCCGGCGGGGTGCTGTTCGTGTTCCTCCTGGTGGTGATCACCTTCATCGACCTCGACCACCAGCTGATCCTCAACTGGCTGACCTATCCCGGCGTAGCCGCCGGGCTGCTCCTGGCCGTCGCGCTGGACCGGCTGGTGCCGGCGCTGGTGGCGGGCGGAGGGGCGGGTGCCCTGATCCTCCTCATCGTGGCGGCGAGCCGGGGCGGGATGGGCCTGGGGGACGCCAAGCTGGCGGTGCTCATCGGCGTGTTCCTGGCATCACCCGCGACCACTGCCGTGGCGCTGTTCCTTGCGTTCGTGGCCGGGGGCCTCGTAGGGATTGCGCTCCTGGCCCTGCGCATCCGCGGGCGCAAAGACCCCATTCCATTCGGGCCGTTCCTGGCGCTGGGGGCGCTGGGTGCGTTGTTCTGGGGTGAGGCGGTCGTGCGGTGGTACTGGCCGTAA
- a CDS encoding GGDEF domain-containing protein, with protein sequence MPRRLASLLEREQERVAAAWATALSRLRPSAFVYRPLEELRRLGRAYLAELVLYLDSDDPAGLRDFIRREAAVRLSMGFGASEIVQGFVVFRDLAQDLCGQLAEHEADRHALVERLTQATDFTIVEFVTHYQHLADQREAAHLKEMEELQRALIDQAIQDEATDLFTARFFEEHLALEVKRAARYQRPFALLVLDVDEFEARHARYGPHVAQAVLRAVAEVLRDLTRELDVKARTDETEFSLALPETGAEAAFVVAERVRSRIADLPPPGREAAADAPGEELTVSVGLAVYPTHGGTGRDLHRAARRARDEARLLGGNVVVQATAGAAGDAPAAPA encoded by the coding sequence GTGCCGCGTCGGCTAGCCAGTCTGCTCGAGCGCGAGCAGGAACGGGTGGCCGCCGCGTGGGCAACGGCGCTTTCACGGCTGCGGCCGTCGGCGTTCGTCTACCGTCCGCTGGAGGAACTGCGGCGGCTGGGCCGTGCGTACCTCGCCGAGCTGGTGCTCTACCTCGATTCGGACGACCCTGCCGGTCTGCGCGACTTCATCCGCCGGGAGGCCGCGGTTCGACTGTCGATGGGGTTCGGCGCCTCTGAGATCGTCCAAGGGTTCGTGGTCTTTCGTGACCTGGCCCAGGACCTGTGCGGCCAGCTGGCCGAGCACGAGGCCGATCGGCACGCACTGGTGGAGCGGCTCACGCAGGCCACGGACTTCACCATCGTGGAGTTCGTGACGCACTACCAGCACCTGGCCGATCAGCGCGAGGCGGCGCACCTGAAGGAGATGGAGGAGCTGCAGCGGGCGCTGATCGATCAGGCGATCCAGGACGAGGCCACGGACCTGTTCACCGCGCGGTTCTTCGAAGAGCACCTGGCCCTGGAAGTGAAGCGCGCCGCCCGCTACCAGCGGCCTTTCGCGCTGCTCGTGCTCGACGTGGACGAGTTCGAGGCGCGGCACGCGCGGTACGGCCCGCATGTGGCGCAGGCCGTGCTGCGCGCGGTCGCCGAGGTCTTGCGCGACCTGACGCGGGAGCTGGACGTGAAGGCGCGCACCGACGAGACGGAGTTCAGCCTGGCGTTACCGGAGACCGGTGCCGAGGCGGCCTTCGTCGTCGCGGAGCGGGTACGCAGCCGTATCGCGGATCTGCCCCCGCCGGGACGAGAGGCCGCTGCCGATGCGCCGGGAGAGGAGCTGACCGTGTCCGTCGGGCTGGCCGTGTACCCGACGCACGGCGGGACCGGGCGGGACCTGCACCGGGCAGCGCGGCGCGCCCGGGACGAGGCGCGGCTGCTGGGAGGCAACGTGGTGGTGCAGGCGACAGCGGGGGCCGCCGGCGATGCGCCGGCGGCCCCCGCGTGA
- the pilO gene encoding type 4a pilus biogenesis protein PilO — MRGLSARERMLVALVIAAVIAAGFYLLVYVPQTDELARLDRELASKTQELARLQTLAATREAKEREYAALVNEIRLVEMRLPPEREIPNLIRALQDVAREIGIKLTLLRPGPTQAPTNSVQPPAGTQAAPAGQRPPQAQPPYQLFRLDLGFEGTYGDLIAYMGRLENFPRFIVLRQISLAPTPELPRLRVTLQANTFVLPREQPPVQP, encoded by the coding sequence GTGAGAGGCCTGAGCGCGCGCGAGCGCATGCTCGTGGCTCTTGTCATCGCCGCCGTTATTGCGGCGGGGTTCTACCTGCTGGTCTACGTGCCGCAGACCGACGAGCTGGCCCGCCTGGACCGCGAGCTCGCGTCCAAGACGCAGGAGCTCGCGAGGCTGCAGACCCTGGCCGCCACGCGCGAGGCCAAGGAGCGCGAGTACGCGGCACTGGTGAACGAGATCCGCCTCGTCGAGATGCGGCTGCCGCCCGAGCGAGAGATCCCCAACCTGATCCGGGCGCTGCAGGACGTGGCCCGCGAGATCGGGATCAAGCTGACCCTGTTGCGGCCCGGGCCCACCCAGGCCCCGACCAATTCCGTGCAGCCGCCGGCGGGCACCCAGGCGGCGCCGGCGGGGCAGCGGCCGCCACAGGCGCAACCGCCGTACCAGCTCTTCCGCCTGGACCTGGGCTTCGAGGGGACCTACGGCGACCTGATCGCCTACATGGGCCGGCTGGAGAACTTCCCGCGGTTCATCGTACTGCGGCAGATCTCGCTGGCACCGACGCCCGAGCTGCCGCGCCTGCGGGTGACGCTCCAGGCCAACACGTTCGTGCTGCCGCGAGAGCAGCCGCCAGTTCAACCCTGA
- a CDS encoding PilN domain-containing protein, with product MIRINLLPRAPRRRFPFRQLVELVVPLATLVVVVIWALALGGQVRDRRARIAATEEEIATLRPTIQRVEALDRQIAALKVKQGLLQDLLKQQLPAASVLNDVRLLIPRDVWLTSLSVPEEGTLTIEGMGLSYYAVAQLMDNLGMGPLFRAVDLTVVQLERVGTREVVRFQVSARVLKPQASAQGVRQ from the coding sequence GTGATCCGCATCAACCTCCTTCCCCGCGCGCCCCGGCGACGGTTTCCGTTTCGCCAGCTGGTCGAGCTGGTGGTGCCGCTGGCCACGCTGGTCGTGGTCGTCATATGGGCACTGGCGCTCGGCGGACAGGTCCGCGACCGTCGTGCGCGCATCGCCGCCACCGAAGAGGAGATCGCCACGCTGCGGCCGACGATCCAGCGGGTCGAGGCCCTCGACCGACAGATCGCGGCGCTGAAGGTGAAGCAAGGGCTGCTGCAGGACCTGCTCAAGCAGCAGCTCCCCGCGGCCTCGGTGCTGAACGACGTCCGCCTCCTGATCCCGAGGGACGTCTGGCTGACGTCGTTGTCGGTGCCGGAGGAGGGCACGCTGACCATCGAGGGCATGGGGCTGTCGTACTACGCGGTGGCCCAGCTCATGGACAACCTGGGGATGGGGCCGCTGTTTCGCGCGGTCGACCTGACCGTGGTCCAGCTCGAGAGGGTAGGGACGCGGGAGGTCGTGCGGTTCCAGGTGAGCGCCCGCGTGCTGAAGCCGCAGGCGTCGGCCCAGGGGGTGCGCCAGTGA
- the pilM gene encoding type IV pilus assembly protein PilM yields the protein MGLFSSGAQGHVGIDVGSDTLKVVELQGTYRSGFRVLRMDTAPCPPGVIRDGVPIAPEELGSHVRALLDRAGIRTDRAVMGVGGQAVTVREVRVPPMTRQELTAAVRYEAERYLPYNIREVYMDYQVLGEATEDGRKMLDVLVVAARQEVVDHIVATADAARVQLKVLDVESFALLRSVVPGGGQDGQTVAVVDLGAEASDILITEGARLRFTRNIPIGGMALVTAIREAMDVDVSTARTLLEEKGEVLEEGATADHTAERLHDVIAPHIGDLITEIRRSLDYYQTRSRTAVINQILLAGGLARLRHLDRAIASELGIATTVASPFVNVKVNPAAFPPERLQAVGPTMAVAVGLAMRGGDVA from the coding sequence ATGGGCCTCTTCTCGTCCGGCGCCCAGGGGCACGTGGGTATCGACGTGGGGAGCGATACCCTGAAGGTGGTGGAACTGCAGGGTACCTACCGATCAGGCTTTCGCGTGCTCCGGATGGACACCGCGCCGTGCCCGCCCGGTGTGATCCGCGACGGTGTCCCCATCGCCCCCGAGGAACTGGGAAGCCACGTCCGCGCGCTCCTGGACCGCGCCGGCATCAGGACCGACCGTGCTGTGATGGGCGTCGGAGGACAGGCCGTGACGGTGCGCGAGGTGCGCGTCCCGCCGATGACCCGGCAGGAGCTGACCGCCGCGGTGCGGTACGAGGCCGAGCGGTACCTCCCGTACAACATCCGCGAAGTCTACATGGACTACCAGGTGCTGGGTGAGGCCACCGAGGATGGACGGAAGATGCTCGACGTCCTGGTGGTCGCCGCACGCCAAGAGGTGGTCGACCACATCGTGGCCACCGCCGATGCCGCACGGGTACAGCTCAAGGTGCTCGACGTCGAGTCGTTCGCCCTGCTGCGGTCGGTGGTGCCTGGCGGCGGCCAGGACGGGCAGACCGTGGCCGTGGTGGATCTCGGGGCAGAGGCCTCCGACATCCTCATCACCGAGGGGGCGCGCCTGCGGTTCACCCGCAACATCCCCATCGGGGGCATGGCACTGGTGACAGCCATCCGCGAGGCCATGGACGTGGACGTGAGTACTGCCCGGACCCTGCTGGAGGAGAAGGGCGAGGTGCTCGAGGAGGGCGCCACGGCCGATCACACCGCCGAGCGCCTCCACGACGTGATCGCGCCCCACATCGGCGACCTCATCACCGAGATCCGCCGGTCGCTGGACTACTACCAGACCCGGTCGCGTACCGCCGTCATCAACCAGATCCTGCTGGCGGGCGGGCTGGCACGCCTGCGGCACCTGGACAGGGCCATCGCCAGCGAGCTTGGCATCGCCACGACGGTCGCCTCGCCGTTCGTCAACGTGAAGGTCAACCCCGCCGCGTTCCCGCCCGAGCGGCTGCAGGCCGTGGGCCCCACGATGGCGGTGGCCGTGGGCCTGGCGATGCGCGGAGGTGACGTCGCGTGA
- a CDS encoding prepilin-type N-terminal cleavage/methylation domain-containing protein, with translation MTANRRSQVGLTLLEVLVALVVFAGMSVAAARTMGLLLRVAADQGRRTTATALATQKLEEVRARPEAQLTEIARHRGFDCLQAEGPSVVVDPYAAYGYTVTIAAVRLDPPDAQPAWIVPAASVACRPPPGAHGDLLQWISVAVTFRGRPLAQVTSATLRGMR, from the coding sequence ATGACCGCCAACCGCAGGTCGCAGGTGGGGCTGACGCTGCTCGAGGTGCTCGTAGCCCTGGTAGTGTTCGCCGGGATGTCGGTGGCAGCCGCTCGCACGATGGGCCTGCTGCTCCGTGTGGCGGCTGACCAGGGACGTCGGACCACCGCGACCGCACTCGCCACGCAGAAGCTCGAGGAGGTGCGGGCCCGTCCAGAGGCGCAGCTGACGGAGATCGCGAGGCACCGCGGGTTCGACTGTTTGCAGGCCGAGGGCCCCAGCGTGGTGGTCGACCCGTACGCCGCCTACGGCTATACGGTGACGATCGCCGCCGTGCGGCTCGACCCGCCAGATGCTCAGCCGGCATGGATCGTCCCGGCCGCCTCCGTGGCCTGTCGGCCACCGCCCGGAGCCCACGGTGATCTCCTCCAGTGGATCAGCGTTGCGGTCACGTTCCGCGGAAGGCCGCTGGCGCAGGTGACGTCGGCAACGCTGCGAGGGATGCGGTGA
- a CDS encoding glycosyltransferase family 2 protein, protein MSVVLPAFNEAGNLEATVRELVPVVAAAAADFEVLVVDDGSTDATASVAARLAAELPVRVLRHDRNRGYGAALRTGFEAARKPWILLLDADGQFAPAELDRFVALARDADLVVGYRVRRADPRHRGAFASAWTWLMRVLLGVQVRDVDCAFKLMRTALVQSLALESMGAFISAELLGKARRRGARIVEVPVSHRPRRHGRQTGGSPRVLLRAFYELGRLWWRVRRFPASAGRDPRG, encoded by the coding sequence GTGAGCGTCGTCCTGCCGGCGTTCAACGAGGCCGGCAACCTGGAGGCGACCGTGCGCGAGCTCGTGCCGGTGGTGGCGGCTGCCGCCGCCGACTTCGAGGTCCTCGTCGTCGACGACGGTAGCACCGACGCCACCGCAAGCGTAGCTGCGCGGCTGGCCGCCGAGCTGCCGGTACGGGTGCTGCGCCACGACCGCAACCGCGGGTACGGCGCGGCGCTGCGCACGGGCTTCGAGGCGGCGCGCAAGCCGTGGATCCTCTTGCTGGACGCCGACGGGCAGTTCGCGCCGGCGGAGCTCGACCGGTTCGTCGCCCTGGCGCGCGACGCCGATCTGGTGGTGGGATACCGCGTGCGGCGGGCTGACCCGCGGCACCGGGGTGCCTTTGCCTCGGCGTGGACGTGGCTAATGCGCGTTCTGCTGGGCGTGCAGGTCCGGGACGTGGACTGCGCTTTCAAGCTCATGCGTACGGCCCTGGTGCAGTCGCTGGCGCTGGAGTCGATGGGTGCCTTCATCAGCGCTGAGCTGCTGGGGAAGGCGCGCCGGCGCGGCGCGCGGATCGTGGAGGTGCCGGTCTCACATCGGCCCCGCCGGCACGGCCGGCAAACGGGCGGCAGCCCGCGTGTGCTCCTCAGGGCGTTCTACGAGCTGGGGCGTCTGTGGTGGCGAGTGCGGCGGTTTCCCGCGAGCGCCGGCAGAGATCCCAGAGGATAG
- a CDS encoding phospholipid carrier-dependent glycosyltransferase encodes MALGPPRAVAGRRDLLVWAMVAAAVVAAAARLWGLGEPAGMIFDEVYYVPAARQVLAGQEVTEERTHPPLSKLIIAASIRLAGDRPAGWRLASAVAGVLLVAVVYAFARAVDADPFVAAASALLTALDGLVFVESRIAKPDVFLALFVVTAYWAFWRYLQAGVRKVGREGMVPGDTDAAVAAASATPRGAGACARAPRAGGRVWLYAAGIAAGCAMATKWTAVPPLLGLAVLVALVRGRAVLAAVRADAWALVVALGLVPAGIYLLTYVPYLRVGHTLGDVLAVQRWMLAFHVGLTQGHPYQSAWWSWPLLLRPIWYDYREVAPELARGVLAIGNPVVWWAGLPALLAAAVAAARRSVPDAAVLVGFACAWGQYAFIPRVLFLYHFLLAVPFLVVAVARGLRRVRAAAGDGPVLVYLALAAGWLAAFVPLLTGQPITVPHFRRLMWFGTWI; translated from the coding sequence ATGGCGTTAGGACCGCCGCGTGCGGTCGCGGGGCGCCGGGATCTGCTCGTGTGGGCGATGGTGGCGGCGGCTGTCGTCGCGGCTGCCGCCAGGCTGTGGGGCCTGGGCGAGCCTGCTGGCATGATCTTCGACGAGGTCTACTACGTGCCGGCAGCCAGGCAGGTGCTGGCGGGCCAGGAGGTCACCGAGGAGCGCACGCACCCGCCGCTGTCGAAGTTGATCATCGCCGCGTCGATTCGCCTGGCCGGCGACCGGCCAGCAGGGTGGCGGCTGGCGAGCGCGGTGGCAGGCGTGCTGCTGGTGGCGGTGGTGTACGCGTTCGCCCGCGCCGTCGACGCCGATCCGTTCGTGGCCGCCGCAAGCGCCCTCCTGACCGCGCTGGACGGGCTGGTGTTCGTGGAGAGCCGCATCGCCAAGCCCGACGTGTTCCTGGCGCTGTTCGTGGTGACCGCGTACTGGGCGTTCTGGCGGTACCTGCAGGCTGGCGTACGAAAGGTGGGCCGGGAGGGCATGGTCCCGGGCGACACCGACGCCGCGGTCGCCGCGGCGTCGGCAACCCCGCGGGGGGCAGGCGCATGTGCCCGTGCACCGCGAGCGGGCGGCCGCGTCTGGTTGTACGCTGCGGGCATCGCCGCAGGCTGTGCGATGGCCACCAAGTGGACCGCCGTGCCGCCCCTGCTGGGGCTTGCCGTGCTGGTCGCCCTCGTCCGAGGCCGCGCGGTGCTGGCCGCCGTCCGCGCCGATGCGTGGGCGCTCGTCGTCGCGTTGGGCCTCGTGCCGGCCGGCATCTACCTGCTGACCTACGTACCGTACCTGCGGGTCGGGCACACGCTCGGCGACGTGCTGGCAGTGCAGCGCTGGATGCTGGCGTTCCATGTGGGCCTGACGCAGGGACATCCCTACCAGTCGGCCTGGTGGTCGTGGCCGTTGCTCCTGCGACCCATCTGGTACGACTACCGCGAGGTGGCGCCCGAGCTGGCGCGCGGCGTCCTCGCCATCGGGAATCCGGTGGTGTGGTGGGCGGGGCTCCCGGCCCTCCTCGCGGCGGCGGTCGCGGCCGCTCGGCGGAGCGTTCCCGACGCTGCTGTCCTGGTGGGCTTCGCCTGCGCCTGGGGGCAGTACGCGTTCATCCCGCGCGTGCTGTTCCTCTACCACTTCCTCCTGGCGGTGCCGTTCCTGGTCGTCGCGGTCGCACGGGGGTTGCGCCGTGTGCGCGCGGCTGCGGGCGACGGCCCGGTGCTGGTGTACCTGGCGCTGGCCGCAGGATGGCTGGCGGCGTTCGTCCCCCTGCTCACCGGCCAGCCGATCACGGTGCCGCACTTCCGGCGCCTCATGTGGTTCGGCACGTGGATCTAG
- a CDS encoding transglutaminaseTgpA domain-containing protein, producing MSRWRATVGNAPPEAAVPLRLWTLAAVLVSVLALTAHEEFADLRVLTPALIATGYLFSYWRRGRRNWWVKVGLALLCLEVAREFVRDVLVDPLQTTVPLTVFLLWLQVLHSFDVPARRDLLFSLLSSVILMAVAAVFALDVRYLGYLAAYLAAAVPALVQHAWDTTRTGTEGAAGVHAPAGRPREVWPMAAGTLLTVVAATGVLFVVMPRFEGMHLTALPFSPRMQWLTSHGGRIVNPAYPDARDDGAEVPRWNARGYFGFSPAVDLRVRGRLDDRLVMRVRATHAFNWRGLVFDTYTGWGWRASDPQVTEVRIGFPPARLVYRGDEVLSYGARPVEVIQTFFLEAEQPNVLFAAALAERLWTPAGHVYLDRYGAIRLPGPLRPGAVYSVVSRAMVPDPGRLRAAEGTVPAFITARYLQLPPLPDRVHALARRLTDGAPTRYDRVMAVNRYLWHHYVYDLTIPPQRRPGDAVDYFLFEERRGYCEQFASAMVVLLRAAGIPARLVTGYTPGALNPVTGLLEVRNSDAHAWVEVYFPRIGWVEFEPTPGFPDTAALGDAAVPRWLWQGLSARMGARLAALGLRWPWRAGWAPWGALGGPGLLWVVVAAVAGLGSVLVWKTALRPRRRPTRGELRALYETCCSLLARYGVARGQSETLAEYRARAVAATGAPEVDRLLAMVEAVAYGGASLDGAALAAARRDLERLRRRLPWWRRWR from the coding sequence ATGAGTCGCTGGCGTGCGACGGTCGGCAACGCGCCGCCCGAGGCGGCCGTGCCGCTGCGCCTGTGGACGCTGGCCGCGGTGCTGGTCAGCGTGCTGGCCCTCACCGCGCACGAGGAGTTCGCGGACCTCCGGGTGCTGACCCCGGCGTTGATCGCGACAGGCTACCTGTTCTCGTACTGGCGACGCGGCCGGCGCAATTGGTGGGTCAAGGTTGGGCTGGCCCTCCTGTGCCTGGAGGTCGCGCGGGAGTTCGTGCGGGACGTGCTGGTCGACCCGCTGCAGACCACCGTCCCGCTCACGGTCTTCCTGCTGTGGCTGCAGGTGCTGCACTCGTTCGACGTGCCCGCGCGGCGCGACCTGCTCTTCAGCCTGCTCTCGTCGGTCATCCTCATGGCGGTGGCGGCCGTATTCGCGCTGGACGTGCGCTACCTGGGCTACCTGGCGGCCTACCTGGCCGCCGCCGTGCCTGCCCTCGTGCAGCACGCGTGGGACACGACGCGCACGGGCACAGAGGGGGCGGCGGGCGTGCATGCGCCGGCGGGACGGCCGCGCGAGGTGTGGCCCATGGCCGCGGGGACGCTGCTGACGGTCGTGGCGGCCACCGGGGTGCTCTTCGTGGTCATGCCCCGGTTCGAGGGGATGCACCTCACCGCGCTCCCGTTCTCGCCCCGCATGCAGTGGCTGACCTCGCACGGCGGACGGATCGTCAACCCTGCGTACCCCGACGCGCGCGACGACGGCGCCGAGGTGCCGCGGTGGAACGCCCGCGGCTACTTCGGGTTCAGCCCGGCGGTCGACCTGCGGGTGCGCGGCCGGCTGGACGACCGTCTCGTCATGCGCGTGCGGGCGACGCACGCGTTCAACTGGCGCGGCCTGGTCTTCGACACCTACACGGGGTGGGGCTGGCGCGCCAGCGACCCGCAGGTGACCGAAGTGCGGATTGGCTTCCCGCCGGCCCGCTTGGTCTACCGTGGGGACGAGGTGCTGAGCTACGGCGCGCGACCCGTGGAGGTCATCCAGACCTTCTTCCTGGAGGCCGAGCAGCCGAACGTGCTCTTCGCGGCCGCCCTGGCCGAGCGCCTGTGGACGCCCGCCGGGCACGTCTACCTGGATCGCTACGGCGCCATCCGGCTGCCCGGCCCGCTGCGGCCCGGCGCGGTGTATTCGGTGGTGTCGCGGGCGATGGTCCCCGATCCCGGGCGGCTGCGGGCCGCCGAGGGCACGGTCCCGGCGTTCATCACGGCGCGCTACCTGCAACTGCCGCCCCTGCCCGACCGCGTGCACGCCCTGGCCCGCCGGCTCACCGACGGCGCGCCCACGCGCTACGACCGTGTGATGGCCGTCAACCGGTACCTCTGGCACCACTACGTCTACGATCTGACGATCCCCCCGCAGCGCCGGCCCGGCGATGCGGTAGACTACTTCCTGTTCGAGGAACGGCGCGGGTACTGCGAGCAGTTTGCCAGCGCCATGGTGGTGTTGCTGCGGGCTGCGGGCATCCCGGCGCGGCTGGTGACGGGCTACACGCCGGGGGCGCTCAATCCCGTGACGGGGCTCCTGGAAGTGCGCAACAGCGACGCACACGCGTGGGTGGAGGTGTACTTCCCCAGGATCGGCTGGGTGGAGTTCGAGCCGACGCCGGGCTTTCCCGACACTGCGGCGCTCGGGGACGCGGCGGTGCCGCGGTGGCTCTGGCAGGGCCTGAGCGCCCGGATGGGCGCGCGCCTGGCCGCGCTTGGCCTGCGGTGGCCGTGGCGCGCGGGCTGGGCCCCGTGGGGCGCGCTGGGGGGGCCGGGGCTCCTGTGGGTGGTGGTGGCGGCGGTCGCAGGGCTGGGCAGCGTGCTCGTCTGGAAGACCGCGCTGCGTCCACGGCGACGGCCGACCCGGGGCGAGCTGCGGGCGCTCTACGAGACCTGCTGTAGCCTGCTGGCCCGTTACGGGGTGGCGCGCGGGCAGAGCGAGACGCTGGCCGAGTACCGTGCGCGGGCCGTTGCGGCGACCGGGGCGCCGGAGGTCGACCGACTGCTGGCGATGGTGGAGGCGGTGGCATACGGCGGCGCGTCGTTGGACGGTGCCGCGCTGGCCGCCGCGCGGCGCGACCTGGAGCGGCTGCGCCGGAGGCTGCCGTGGTGGAGGCGATGGCGTTAG